The genomic stretch GCAAAATTACTTATAGAAGAAGGTACTGATGTCAATATTCAAGATAAAGCAGGTGCTACGGCATTAATGTATACTGCTAGAAATACAAATTATGAAATGGCTGAAGTTTTATTAGAAAATGGTGCTGATGTAAACATTAGAGATACAGCAGGAGAAACTGCATTATATTATAATATTGAGCATAATAGTTTCGGACAAGAAAATGAAACAGAAAATGCTATAAAAATACTTAATTTATTAATAAAATACGGTGCTGATGTAAATACTAAAAACGATAAAGGAACATCTCTTCTTGATGTATCCTATAGAATTTCAGAATCTTTTGATAAAAATAAAGAAATGTTTAAAATATTAGTTGAAAATGGTTTTGATTTAGAGTCAAGAATAAAGGCGGATAGATCTGATTATGATTATACTCCTTTAATGATTGCTGTTTATAAAAAAGATTATGATATGGTTAAATATTTGCTTGATAAAGGTGCCAATCCTAATACATCAAATAATGAAAACAAAACAGCTTTAATGATTGCTATTGCTAATGATAATTTTGATATTTCAAAATTACTTATACAACAAGGTGCCAATATAAACACAAAAGATGAATATGGTTATACAGCATTAATGAGAGCTGCTATGATAGGAAGCTATGAAATGGTTAAATTTTTATTAGAAAATGGTGCCAATATAAATACTAAAGATAATGATGGAAACACTGTATTATATTATAATATTCGCTATGATCATTATGGAAAAGAAGAAATGCTAGAAAATGCTAAAAAAATATTTAATTTATTAATAAAATATGGTGCTGATGTAAATACTAAAGACAATTATGGAGCATCACTTCTTAATGCAGCTTATAGTTTAGAAGGATTGACACCAAATAGAGAAATGTTTAAAGTATTAGTAGAAAATGGTTTTGACTTAGAATCAAGAATAAAGGCTGGGGAGGATTATCCTGCTGGTTATGATTATACTCCTTTAATGATAGCAGCTTTAAGAAATGACTATGATATGGTTAAATTTTTAGTTGAAAAAGGTGCCGATGTAAATGCCAAAACACATTCTGAATATAGATCAGTAGTAACTCCCCTATTACTCTCATTAGATTATGAACATATTGAATCTAGATATGATGAAAATTCATCTGTTGCAGAATATTTAATAAATAATGGTGCTGATATAAATGTAACAAATGAGGATGGAGAGACACCTTTAATGTATGCTTCCAAAGTTCATAATATAAAAGTGATAGAACTTCTAATACAAAAAGGTGCTGATATAAATGCTTTCGATAATTATGGAAATACAGCCTTAATATATGGTGTAAATAATTTAGAAACAGTAAAATTATTAGTTGAAAACGGTGCAGATGTAAACTTTTATAAAGGAGGAAGTACTGCTTTAATATCAGCATGTGAGTATAGTCATGAAAGAAATATAGATGTAATAAAATATTTAGTTTCAAAAAAAGCCAATATAAATGCACAAGATAATGAAGGAGACACAGCTTTAAATAAAACTCTTGATACTTCAGATGAAGGAAGTATTGATATACTAGACTTTGAAATAGCTCATTTTTTAATAGAGCAAGGTGCTGATGTAAGCATAAAGAATAAACGAGAATATACTCCTTTGATATATCTTGGTATGGGTGAAGGTAATTTTAATAATAAAAGTTTTCAGGAATATCGTATAAAATTAGCTGAAGTTTTATTAGAAAAAGGTGCAGATATTAATGCTCAAGATTATGATGGATACACTTCTTTAATTTGGGCTTGTTCAAGAAAATTTGATGAACCATATGTTAAATTTCTAGTAGAAAAAGGAGCCGATGTAAATATAGAAAATGACCATGGAGATACTGCTTTAGATATGGCAGAGTATTTTAAACTTAGAAAAATTGCAGGTATTCTAAAAAAAGCTCAAAGAAATAGAAACTAAATTTTGATGATTAAACTTGTAACTTTATAGTTAATTTAGTATAATAAAGTTATGAGAAGTATTAATGTTTTGAATGACTATTTTATGCGTTATATGTTTGCCAAAGAGGGGCATGAGCATATTTTACTTAATTTAATTAATGCGATAAGAACTGATTACAATCAAGAGCCTTTTGAGGAAGTTAAAGTTCTTAATACTTTTAATCTAAAAGAAACAATTAATGATAAGCAGTCTATAGTTGATGTACGAGCTATTACAAAAAGCGGTGAAACTGTTTTAGTGGAAATACAAAGAGTAGGAAATCAATCATTTGTTTATAGAAGTTTATATTATTGGGCTAAAGGTTATATATCTAATTTAAGAAATAATGAAAAATATAATGATTTGAAACAGGTAATAGTCATTAATATATTAGACTTTAATTTGTTAAAAGATATAAACAAAGAACATAGCTGTTATGTAATAAAAGAACTTGAAACTAATCATATACTAACTAATCATCTGGAAATGCATTTTCTAGAACTTCCTAAATATTTATTTTCAAGTTCTAGATTGACAGATGAATTATATGCTTGGTTTTATTTTTTAACAATTAAAGAAAAAAGAGAAAAAATGGAGGAAATTATGGAAATGTTAGTAAAAAAAAATCCTATAATGAAAGAAGTTTATGATGAATATAATAAATTTGTAAATACAAAAGATTTATTTGACAATTATACTGAATATGAAAAGAATTATTTTGATATGTTAGCTTTAAATGAAGAAAGAATAAAAGGCAGAGAAGAAGGTCTTAAAGAAGGTATTGAAAAAGGTGAGAAAAATAAAGCAATATCTATGGCTAAAAATATGAAAAAAGATAAAGTAGATTTTAATACAATCTCTAAATATACAGGATTGAGTATAGAAGAAATAGAAAACCTATAATAAAATATATAAAAAGTTTTTATCCTATCCATACAGAAATAATATAACTAAATATGAAATATAATGTATAAATATGCTATTATTAAAAATAAAAAATCTTTAGTGCATATCTACATAATCAGTTTATAAGTTAATTAATAAATAAAAAATTTTTAATAAATTCCATTTTATTATATAATATAATCAATGTTTTAAAAATTATATTTAGGATTTATTAATATGAACAAAATAGAAAACTATTTTTTACAGCATAATAAAATAAAAT from Brachyspira murdochii DSM 12563 encodes the following:
- a CDS encoding Rpn family recombination-promoting nuclease/putative transposase, which encodes MRSINVLNDYFMRYMFAKEGHEHILLNLINAIRTDYNQEPFEEVKVLNTFNLKETINDKQSIVDVRAITKSGETVLVEIQRVGNQSFVYRSLYYWAKGYISNLRNNEKYNDLKQVIVINILDFNLLKDINKEHSCYVIKELETNHILTNHLEMHFLELPKYLFSSSRLTDELYAWFYFLTIKEKREKMEEIMEMLVKKNPIMKEVYDEYNKFVNTKDLFDNYTEYEKNYFDMLALNEERIKGREEGLKEGIEKGEKNKAISMAKNMKKDKVDFNTISKYTGLSIEEIENL
- a CDS encoding ankyrin repeat domain-containing protein; the protein is MKKLFIILLLFNALLYSKTLDEYLFSAVENNNIKKVKSYLEQGASCNALDSYNRTALINASVRGYDDIAKLLIEEGTDVNIQDKAGATALMYTARNTNYEMAEVLLENGADVNIRDTAGETALYYNIEHNSFGQENETENAIKILNLLIKYGADVNTKNDKGTSLLDVSYRISESFDKNKEMFKILVENGFDLESRIKADRSDYDYTPLMIAVYKKDYDMVKYLLDKGANPNTSNNENKTALMIAIANDNFDISKLLIQQGANINTKDEYGYTALMRAAMIGSYEMVKFLLENGANINTKDNDGNTVLYYNIRYDHYGKEEMLENAKKIFNLLIKYGADVNTKDNYGASLLNAAYSLEGLTPNREMFKVLVENGFDLESRIKAGEDYPAGYDYTPLMIAALRNDYDMVKFLVEKGADVNAKTHSEYRSVVTPLLLSLDYEHIESRYDENSSVAEYLINNGADINVTNEDGETPLMYASKVHNIKVIELLIQKGADINAFDNYGNTALIYGVNNLETVKLLVENGADVNFYKGGSTALISACEYSHERNIDVIKYLVSKKANINAQDNEGDTALNKTLDTSDEGSIDILDFEIAHFLIEQGADVSIKNKREYTPLIYLGMGEGNFNNKSFQEYRIKLAEVLLEKGADINAQDYDGYTSLIWACSRKFDEPYVKFLVEKGADVNIENDHGDTALDMAEYFKLRKIAGILKKAQRNRN